In Thermodesulfitimonas autotrophica, the following proteins share a genomic window:
- a CDS encoding N-acetylmuramoyl-L-alanine amidase family protein: MPRFFLCVERWCLSFLLLVLAAGAIVGAAAFRARSTEATGWYATAIAGRTIVLDPGHGGVDPGAHYREEILEKDLVLQIAGRLKRFLENAGATVIMTRTGDYDLAPPEIKSLAARKRYDLRARVELANCAGADIFLSIHVNTSRDPGKAGVHVYYSEKPGSDVLARYIEEEMWRYIGKERMPLPGRYFVLRETRMPAVLVEAGFLSNPREKALLCDGTYQERLSWAIFRGVVRYFGEASSSGM; this comes from the coding sequence TTGCCAAGGTTTTTCCTTTGCGTTGAGCGATGGTGCCTATCATTTCTATTGTTAGTGCTGGCGGCGGGAGCAATCGTGGGGGCAGCGGCTTTCCGGGCCCGCTCGACGGAGGCGACCGGCTGGTATGCGACGGCCATTGCCGGGCGGACGATCGTCCTTGACCCGGGGCATGGCGGTGTGGATCCTGGAGCGCATTACCGGGAGGAGATTTTAGAAAAGGACCTGGTCCTTCAGATTGCCGGGCGGCTCAAGCGCTTTCTGGAGAATGCCGGAGCGACGGTTATCATGACGCGTACCGGCGACTACGACCTGGCACCCCCGGAGATCAAATCACTGGCCGCCAGAAAACGCTACGACCTGCGGGCCCGGGTGGAACTGGCCAATTGCGCGGGCGCCGACATTTTCCTGAGTATCCACGTCAACACCTCGCGGGATCCGGGCAAGGCCGGGGTGCACGTTTACTATTCCGAAAAGCCCGGGAGCGACGTGCTGGCTCGCTACATCGAAGAAGAAATGTGGCGTTATATCGGTAAGGAACGGATGCCGCTTCCGGGCCGTTATTTTGTGCTGCGGGAAACGCGGATGCCTGCCGTTCTTGTCGAAGCGGGCTTCCTTTCCAACCCGCGGGAAAAGGCCCTTCTCTGTGACGGTACTTACCAGGAGCGGCTCAGCTGGGCGATTTTCAGGGGTGTGGTGCGTTATTTTGGGGAAGCCTCTTCTTCCGGAATGTAG
- a CDS encoding polysaccharide deacetylase family protein — protein sequence MPYLVLRLRWPLRFLALLLLALGIPSVTGYLMSGGEKTVLTAAPGPVYQGSAAKRLIALTFNVYWGEEYLPAILKLLRGKKVKATFFLGGQWVEKFPELAQDIARDFEVGSHGYAHREPNHLSVADNLAEIRRAEAIIESVTKKRPRFFAPPYGDCGPTVLEAAAQAGYRVILWSIDPVDWRNPPAAAISSKVVSRAHNGAIVLLHPTAPTLEALPTIIEELRGRGFEFVTISELLSEAEAQPGR from the coding sequence GTGCCTTACCTGGTCTTGCGGCTCCGCTGGCCGTTGCGCTTTCTCGCTCTTCTTCTCCTCGCTCTCGGTATTCCCTCTGTCACCGGCTACCTGATGTCGGGTGGCGAAAAAACGGTTTTGACTGCTGCCCCCGGCCCCGTTTATCAGGGGTCGGCAGCGAAGCGGCTTATCGCCCTGACCTTTAACGTTTACTGGGGTGAGGAATACCTGCCCGCCATTTTGAAGCTGCTGCGGGGGAAAAAGGTAAAGGCGACCTTTTTCCTCGGCGGTCAATGGGTGGAAAAGTTTCCGGAGTTGGCGCAGGATATCGCCCGGGATTTTGAAGTGGGCAGCCACGGCTACGCCCACCGGGAGCCGAATCACCTCTCGGTTGCGGATAACCTGGCGGAGATCAGGCGGGCGGAGGCGATCATCGAAAGTGTGACCAAGAAGCGGCCCCGTTTTTTTGCGCCGCCTTACGGCGACTGTGGTCCTACCGTTCTCGAAGCGGCGGCTCAGGCCGGCTACCGGGTGATTCTCTGGAGCATCGATCCGGTTGACTGGCGCAATCCCCCGGCGGCGGCGATCAGCAGCAAGGTGGTCAGCCGCGCGCACAACGGGGCCATCGTCCTCCTTCACCCTACAGCGCCCACTCTTGAGGCGCTGCCGACGATAATTGAGGAACTACGGGGGCGGGGTTTCGAGTTTGTCACCATCTCGGAGCTTCTATCCGAAGCGGAAGCGCAACCGGGGCGATGA